A genomic segment from Capra hircus breed San Clemente chromosome 7, ASM170441v1, whole genome shotgun sequence encodes:
- the GMIP gene encoding GEM-interacting protein isoform X2, with amino-acid sequence MLAGDPVISGDLEPDKKPTATLTSETSCWSGPSPEDPAPLTGEELDLRLIRTKGGVDAALEYAKTWSRYVKELLAWTEKRASYELEFAKSIMKIAEAGKVSIQQQSQMSLQYIYLLFLEHDLSLATLAMETLAQQKRDYYQPLAAKRTEIEKWRKEFKEQWMKGQKRMNEAVQALRRAQLQYMQRSEELRVRSQVSPEDLALQASPGPNKHQERRRRSREEAQAKAQEAEALYQACVREANARQQDLEAAKQRIVSHVRKLVLQGDEVLRRVTLGLFGLREAQAERAPRAFAALAECCLPFEPGQRYQEFVRAIQPHSPPPPPPAYSFQEFTHSSPLDTRKKLSGAPPPQLEESAAEPGSWEDTGTGCQGAPGPTVGSDVDGVGGGSEPHSQDSPTSSPGSGTRRLVKVSSIGTESSDDFEERDPDLGDGLENGPGTPFRKWTLSSAAQTHRLRRLRGPAKCRECEAFMVSGTECEECFLACHKRCLETLLILCGHKRLPARTPLFGVSFLQLPRDFPEEVPFVITRCTAEIEQRALHVQGIYRVSGSRVRVERLCQAFENGRALVDLSGNSPHDVSSVLKRFLQELTDPVIPFHLYDAFISLAKTLHADPVHDPGTPSPSPEVICSLKTLLMQLPDSNYSTLRHLVAHLFRVAAQFEDNKMSANNLGIVFGPTLLRLPDGPGPASAGPVTCLLDSAHQAQLVEFLIVHYEQIFGPDELLLPTEPLPREPSPPPVTLPASLQPPHLQLVLDPLPLSLASDQDPDAILLSALEKHPEATLPEISTLQSEQEEEITEDIKNEGGEVPSQGPEDSPLGTQPRGHFSRQPVKYPRGGVRPVTHQLSGLALVASKLSEETPITSVPQGSLQRRGPSPAATTREDSPLRRTPLPKHFEITQETARLLSKLHSESVPTATCCPDPQTEEAEDRF; translated from the exons ATGCTGGCTGGAGACCCTGTGATTTCAGGAGACCTGGAACCTGACAAGAAACCCACAGCCACTTTG acCAGTGAAACCAGCTGCTGGAGTGGCCCCTCCCCAGAGGATCCTGCACCCCTTACAG GCGAGGAACTGGACTTGCGGCTCATCCGAACCAAGGGGGGCGTGGATGCAGCCCTGGAGTACGCCAAGACCTGGAGCCGCTACGTCAAGGAGCTGCTGGCCTGGACTGAGAAGAGAGCCAGCTATG AGCTGGAGTTTGCCAAAAGCATTATGAAGATTGCCGAGGCTGGCAAGGTGTCAATCCAGCAGCAG agccAAATGTCACTGCAATATATCTACCTCCTGTTTCTGGAGCACGACCTCAGCCTAGCAACCCTGGCCATGGAGACCCTGGCCCAGCAGAAAAGGGACTATTACCAG CCCTTGGCTGCCAAACGGACTGAGATTGAGAAGTGGCGGAAGGAGTTCAAGGAGCAGTGGATGAAAGGGCAGAAACGCATG AACGAGGCGGTGCAGGCGCTGCGGAGGGCCCAGCTCCAGTACATGCAGCGCAGCGAGGAGCTGCGGGTTCGCTCCCAGGTGTCGCCTGAAGACCTGGCTCTCCAGGCCTCACCAGGCCCCAACAAACATCAGGAGCGGCGGCGGCGCTCTCGAGAAGAGGCCCAGGCCAAG GCGCAGGAGGCCGAAGCGCTGTACCAGGCCTGCGTCAGAGAGGCCAACGCGCGGCAACAGGATCTGGAGGCAGCCAAGCAGCGGATCGTGTCACACGTGCGCAAACTGGTGCTGCAGGGGGACGAAGTGCTGAGGCGG GTGACCCTGGGATTGTTCGGGCTTCGAGAGGCTCAGGCAGAGCGTGCCCCCCGCGCCTTCGCCGCCCTGGCCGAGTGCTGCCTTCCCTTCGAGCCTGGCCAGCGATACCAAGAGTTCGTGAGGGCCATACAGCCCCACTCCCCACCGCCCCCGCCACCCGCCTATTCTTTCCAGGAGTTCACGCACAG TTCCCCTCTGGACACAAGAAAGAAGCTCTCTGGAGCACCCCCTCCACAGCTGGAGGAGAGTGCAGCTGAGCCAGGCTCTTGGGAGGACACAGGCACAGGCTGCCAGG GAGCTCCGGGCCCCACTGTGGGCAGCGATGTGGACGGTGTGGGTGGTGGCAGCGAGCCTCATTCCCAGGACTCTCCCACCTCCAGTCCAG GCTCCGGCACAAGGCGGCTGGTAAAAGTGTCATCCATAGGCACCGAGTCTTCAGATGACTTTGAGGAGCGAGACCCTG ACCTGGGAGATGGGCTGGAGAACGGGCCAGGGACCCCCTTCAGGAAGTGGACACTATCCAGCGCGGCCCAGACCCACCGGTTGCGGCGGCTGCGGGGCCCAGCCAAGTGCCGAGAGTGTGAGGCTTTCATGGTCAGCGGGACAGAGTGCGAGGAG TGCTTTCTGGCCTGCCACAAGCGCTGCCTCGAGACCCTACTGATCCTCTGTGGACATAAGCGGCTACCAGCCCGGACTCCCCTCTTTGGGGTCAGCTTCCTGCAGCTGCCCAGGGACTTCCCAGAGGAGGTGCCTTTTGTGATCACCAGGTGCACGGCCGAGATAGAACAGCGCGCGCTCCATGTGCAG GGCATTTATCGGGTCAGCGGGTCCAGGGTCCGCGTGGAACGGCTGTGCCAGGCTTTTGAGAATGGCCGAGCGTTGGTTGACCTGTCAGGGAACTCACCTCATGATGTCTCGAGTGTTCTCAAGCGATTCCTCCAGGAG CTCACTGACCCCGTGATCCCCTTCCACCTCTACGATGCCTTCATCTCTCtggctaagaccctgcatgcagaccctgtgcacgaccctgggacccccagccccagccctgaggTTATCTGCTCGCTGAAGACCCTCTTGATGCAGCTGCCCGACTCTAACTACAGCACCCTGCGGCACCTGGTGGCCCATCTGTTCAG GGTGGCTGCACAGTTTGAGGACAACAAGATGTCTGCCAACAACCTGGGCATTGTATTTGGGCCGACGCTGTTGCGGCTGCCCGACGGTCCAGGGCCAGCCAGTGCCGGACCCGTCACCTGCCTGCTGGATTCCGCACACCAGGCTCAGCTCGTCGAGTTCCTCATTGTGCACTATGAGCAGATCTTCGGGCCTGACGAGCTCCTCCTGCCCACTGAGCCCCTGCCCCGAGAACCCAGCCCACCCCCTGTGACCCTCCCAGCTAGCCTCCAGCCACCACACTTACAACTTGTCCTGGACCCCCTGCCCTTATCCCTAGCCTCAGACCAGGACCCAGATGCCATACTCCTTAGTGCCCTGGAGAAGCATCCCGAGGCCACGCTCCCAGAG ATTTCAACTCTGCAGAGTGAGCAGGAAGAGGAAATAACCGAAGACATCAAAAATGAGGGAGGGGAAG TGCCCAGCCAAGGGCCTGAGGACTCACCCCTGGGGACACAGCCCCGTGGCCACTTCAGCCGCCAGCCAGTGAAGTATCCCCGGGGAGGTGTGCGGCCTGTCACCCACCAGCTGTCCGGCTTGGCCCTGGTGGCTTCCAAATTGTCCGAGGAGACCCCCATCACATCAGTGCCCCAAGGGAGCTTGCAGAGGCGAGGACCCAGCCCTGCCGCTACCACCCGTGAGGACAGCCCTCTGCGCCGCACCCCTCTGCCCAAGCATTTTGAGATCACCCAGGAGACAGCCAGGCTACTCTCCAAGCTGCACAGCGAGTCTGTGCCCACGGCCACCTGCTGCCCAGACCCCCAAACGGAGGAGGCTGAGGACCGCTTCTGA
- the GMIP gene encoding GEM-interacting protein isoform X1 gives MDSTEPGLPPAPESRKRYSDIFRSLDNLEISLGNVTLEMLAGDPVISGDLEPDKKPTATLTSETSCWSGPSPEDPAPLTGEELDLRLIRTKGGVDAALEYAKTWSRYVKELLAWTEKRASYELEFAKSIMKIAEAGKVSIQQQSQMSLQYIYLLFLEHDLSLATLAMETLAQQKRDYYQPLAAKRTEIEKWRKEFKEQWMKGQKRMNEAVQALRRAQLQYMQRSEELRVRSQVSPEDLALQASPGPNKHQERRRRSREEAQAKAQEAEALYQACVREANARQQDLEAAKQRIVSHVRKLVLQGDEVLRRVTLGLFGLREAQAERAPRAFAALAECCLPFEPGQRYQEFVRAIQPHSPPPPPPAYSFQEFTHSSPLDTRKKLSGAPPPQLEESAAEPGSWEDTGTGCQGAPGPTVGSDVDGVGGGSEPHSQDSPTSSPGSGTRRLVKVSSIGTESSDDFEERDPDLGDGLENGPGTPFRKWTLSSAAQTHRLRRLRGPAKCRECEAFMVSGTECEECFLACHKRCLETLLILCGHKRLPARTPLFGVSFLQLPRDFPEEVPFVITRCTAEIEQRALHVQGIYRVSGSRVRVERLCQAFENGRALVDLSGNSPHDVSSVLKRFLQELTDPVIPFHLYDAFISLAKTLHADPVHDPGTPSPSPEVICSLKTLLMQLPDSNYSTLRHLVAHLFRVAAQFEDNKMSANNLGIVFGPTLLRLPDGPGPASAGPVTCLLDSAHQAQLVEFLIVHYEQIFGPDELLLPTEPLPREPSPPPVTLPASLQPPHLQLVLDPLPLSLASDQDPDAILLSALEKHPEATLPEISTLQSEQEEEITEDIKNEGGEVPSQGPEDSPLGTQPRGHFSRQPVKYPRGGVRPVTHQLSGLALVASKLSEETPITSVPQGSLQRRGPSPAATTREDSPLRRTPLPKHFEITQETARLLSKLHSESVPTATCCPDPQTEEAEDRF, from the exons ATGGACTCAACAGAGCCGG GGTTACCCCCGGCTCCTGAGAGCAGGAAGAGGTACAGTGACATCTTCCGAAGCCTGGACAACCTCGAGATCTCACTGGGGAACGT GACTCTTGAGATGCTGGCTGGAGACCCTGTGATTTCAGGAGACCTGGAACCTGACAAGAAACCCACAGCCACTTTG acCAGTGAAACCAGCTGCTGGAGTGGCCCCTCCCCAGAGGATCCTGCACCCCTTACAG GCGAGGAACTGGACTTGCGGCTCATCCGAACCAAGGGGGGCGTGGATGCAGCCCTGGAGTACGCCAAGACCTGGAGCCGCTACGTCAAGGAGCTGCTGGCCTGGACTGAGAAGAGAGCCAGCTATG AGCTGGAGTTTGCCAAAAGCATTATGAAGATTGCCGAGGCTGGCAAGGTGTCAATCCAGCAGCAG agccAAATGTCACTGCAATATATCTACCTCCTGTTTCTGGAGCACGACCTCAGCCTAGCAACCCTGGCCATGGAGACCCTGGCCCAGCAGAAAAGGGACTATTACCAG CCCTTGGCTGCCAAACGGACTGAGATTGAGAAGTGGCGGAAGGAGTTCAAGGAGCAGTGGATGAAAGGGCAGAAACGCATG AACGAGGCGGTGCAGGCGCTGCGGAGGGCCCAGCTCCAGTACATGCAGCGCAGCGAGGAGCTGCGGGTTCGCTCCCAGGTGTCGCCTGAAGACCTGGCTCTCCAGGCCTCACCAGGCCCCAACAAACATCAGGAGCGGCGGCGGCGCTCTCGAGAAGAGGCCCAGGCCAAG GCGCAGGAGGCCGAAGCGCTGTACCAGGCCTGCGTCAGAGAGGCCAACGCGCGGCAACAGGATCTGGAGGCAGCCAAGCAGCGGATCGTGTCACACGTGCGCAAACTGGTGCTGCAGGGGGACGAAGTGCTGAGGCGG GTGACCCTGGGATTGTTCGGGCTTCGAGAGGCTCAGGCAGAGCGTGCCCCCCGCGCCTTCGCCGCCCTGGCCGAGTGCTGCCTTCCCTTCGAGCCTGGCCAGCGATACCAAGAGTTCGTGAGGGCCATACAGCCCCACTCCCCACCGCCCCCGCCACCCGCCTATTCTTTCCAGGAGTTCACGCACAG TTCCCCTCTGGACACAAGAAAGAAGCTCTCTGGAGCACCCCCTCCACAGCTGGAGGAGAGTGCAGCTGAGCCAGGCTCTTGGGAGGACACAGGCACAGGCTGCCAGG GAGCTCCGGGCCCCACTGTGGGCAGCGATGTGGACGGTGTGGGTGGTGGCAGCGAGCCTCATTCCCAGGACTCTCCCACCTCCAGTCCAG GCTCCGGCACAAGGCGGCTGGTAAAAGTGTCATCCATAGGCACCGAGTCTTCAGATGACTTTGAGGAGCGAGACCCTG ACCTGGGAGATGGGCTGGAGAACGGGCCAGGGACCCCCTTCAGGAAGTGGACACTATCCAGCGCGGCCCAGACCCACCGGTTGCGGCGGCTGCGGGGCCCAGCCAAGTGCCGAGAGTGTGAGGCTTTCATGGTCAGCGGGACAGAGTGCGAGGAG TGCTTTCTGGCCTGCCACAAGCGCTGCCTCGAGACCCTACTGATCCTCTGTGGACATAAGCGGCTACCAGCCCGGACTCCCCTCTTTGGGGTCAGCTTCCTGCAGCTGCCCAGGGACTTCCCAGAGGAGGTGCCTTTTGTGATCACCAGGTGCACGGCCGAGATAGAACAGCGCGCGCTCCATGTGCAG GGCATTTATCGGGTCAGCGGGTCCAGGGTCCGCGTGGAACGGCTGTGCCAGGCTTTTGAGAATGGCCGAGCGTTGGTTGACCTGTCAGGGAACTCACCTCATGATGTCTCGAGTGTTCTCAAGCGATTCCTCCAGGAG CTCACTGACCCCGTGATCCCCTTCCACCTCTACGATGCCTTCATCTCTCtggctaagaccctgcatgcagaccctgtgcacgaccctgggacccccagccccagccctgaggTTATCTGCTCGCTGAAGACCCTCTTGATGCAGCTGCCCGACTCTAACTACAGCACCCTGCGGCACCTGGTGGCCCATCTGTTCAG GGTGGCTGCACAGTTTGAGGACAACAAGATGTCTGCCAACAACCTGGGCATTGTATTTGGGCCGACGCTGTTGCGGCTGCCCGACGGTCCAGGGCCAGCCAGTGCCGGACCCGTCACCTGCCTGCTGGATTCCGCACACCAGGCTCAGCTCGTCGAGTTCCTCATTGTGCACTATGAGCAGATCTTCGGGCCTGACGAGCTCCTCCTGCCCACTGAGCCCCTGCCCCGAGAACCCAGCCCACCCCCTGTGACCCTCCCAGCTAGCCTCCAGCCACCACACTTACAACTTGTCCTGGACCCCCTGCCCTTATCCCTAGCCTCAGACCAGGACCCAGATGCCATACTCCTTAGTGCCCTGGAGAAGCATCCCGAGGCCACGCTCCCAGAG ATTTCAACTCTGCAGAGTGAGCAGGAAGAGGAAATAACCGAAGACATCAAAAATGAGGGAGGGGAAG TGCCCAGCCAAGGGCCTGAGGACTCACCCCTGGGGACACAGCCCCGTGGCCACTTCAGCCGCCAGCCAGTGAAGTATCCCCGGGGAGGTGTGCGGCCTGTCACCCACCAGCTGTCCGGCTTGGCCCTGGTGGCTTCCAAATTGTCCGAGGAGACCCCCATCACATCAGTGCCCCAAGGGAGCTTGCAGAGGCGAGGACCCAGCCCTGCCGCTACCACCCGTGAGGACAGCCCTCTGCGCCGCACCCCTCTGCCCAAGCATTTTGAGATCACCCAGGAGACAGCCAGGCTACTCTCCAAGCTGCACAGCGAGTCTGTGCCCACGGCCACCTGCTGCCCAGACCCCCAAACGGAGGAGGCTGAGGACCGCTTCTGA
- the LPAR2 gene encoding lysophosphatidic acid receptor 2 yields MGQCYYNETIGFFYNNSGKELSSHWRPKDLVVVALGLTVSVLVLLTNLLVIAAIASNRRFHQPIYYLLGNLAAADLFAGVAYLFLMFHTGPRTARLSLQGWFVRQGLLDTSLTASVATLLAIAVERHRSVMAVQLHSRLPRGRVIMLIVGVWVAALGLGLLPAHSWHCLCALERCSRMAPLLSRSYLAVWALSSLLVFLLMVAVYTRIFFYVRRRVQRMSEHVSCHPRYRETTLNLVKTVVIILGAFVVCWTPGQVVLLLDGLGCKSCNVLAVEKYFLLLAEANSLVNAVVYSCRDAEMRLTFRRLLCCRCLRPSTHESVRYTASTHTGASTRIMLPENGHSLMDSTL; encoded by the exons ATGGGCCAGTGCTACTACAATGAGACCATCGGCTTCTTCTACAACAACAGCGGCAAGGAGCTCAGCTCCCACTGGCGGCCCAAAGATCTGGTCGTGGTGGCGCTGGGCCTGACTGTCAGCGTGCTGGTGCTTCTGACCAACCTGCTGGTCATCGCAGCCATCGCCTCCAATCGCCGCTTCCACCAGCCCATTTACTACCTGCTCGGCAACCTGGCCGCAGCTGACCTCTTTGCCGGTGTGGCCTACCTCTTCCTCATGTTCCACACAGGCCCGCGCACAGCCCGGCTGTCACTCCAGGGCTGGTTCGTGCGGCAGGGCCTGCTGGACACAAGCCTGACGGCCTCCGTGGCCACACTTCTGGCCATTGCCGTGGAGCGGCACCGCAGTGTGATGGCCGTGCAGCTGCACAGCCGCCTGCCCCGAGGCCGGGTCATCATGCTGATTGTGGGCGTGTGGGTGGCcgcgctggggctggggctgctgcCCGCCCACTCCTGGCACTGCCTCTGTGCCCTGGAGCGCTGCTCTCGAATGGCCCCCCTGCTCAGCCGCTCCTACCTCGCCGTCTGGGCTCTGTCCAGCCTGCTCGTCTTCCTGCTCATGGTGGCTGTCTACACCCGCATCTTCTTCTATGTGAGGCGGCGAGTGCAGCGCATGTCCGAGCACGTCAGCTGCCACCCCCGCTACCGTGAAACGACGCTGAACCTGGTCAAGACGGTCGTCATCATCCTAG GGGCGTTTGTGGTCTGCTGGACGCCGGGCCAGGTGGTGCTGCTCCTGGATGGACTGGGCTGCAAGTCCTGCAACGTCCTGGCAGTGGAGAAGTATTTCCTACTCTTAGCCGAGGCCAACTCTCTGGTCAATGCTGTGGTGTACTCCTGCCGTGATGCTGAGATGCGCCTCACTTTCCGCCGTCTCCTCTGCTGTCGGTGCCTCCGCCCATCTACCCATGAGTCTGTTCGCTACACAGCCTCCACTCACACAGGCGCTAGTACCCGCATCATGCTTCCTGAGAACGGCCATTCCCTGATGGACTCCACCCTTTAG